One window of the Rubinisphaera margarita genome contains the following:
- a CDS encoding molybdenum cofactor biosynthesis protein MoaE → MEHRLYHSPDNDLTIELTETEIDHEALTAAVRDPACGAVVLFLGTVREFTAGRQTDSLAYEAYHEMAILELQRLVGEARKSWPLKRVGIVHRLGHLDLGETAIAIAVSSPHRAEAFAGTQFLMDEIKKSVPIWKQEHWSDGTTEWVHPGFPTP, encoded by the coding sequence GTGGAGCACCGTCTGTATCATTCACCGGACAACGATCTCACGATCGAGCTGACCGAAACCGAGATCGATCACGAAGCCCTGACGGCTGCCGTGCGGGACCCGGCCTGCGGAGCGGTTGTTCTGTTTCTCGGAACCGTGCGTGAATTCACCGCCGGGCGTCAAACCGATTCTCTGGCCTACGAGGCCTACCACGAGATGGCCATTCTCGAACTTCAGCGTCTCGTCGGGGAAGCTCGCAAGTCCTGGCCGCTGAAACGGGTCGGCATCGTTCATCGCCTGGGGCATCTCGACCTCGGCGAAACGGCGATCGCCATCGCCGTGAGCAGCCCGCATCGCGCAGAGGCCTTCGCCGGCACTCAGTTCCTGATGGACGAAATCAAAAAGTCCGTCCCGATCTGGAAACAGGAGCACTGGTCCGACGGCACCACCGAATGGGTCCACCCCGGGTTTCCAACGCCGTAA
- a CDS encoding MoaD/ThiS family protein, producing the protein MPSTANITVRFFAQLKEVAGTGETQLICQQAMRIADVKQQIADEYPLLAPYLKSVFTALNGSYCGGETEVNPGDEIAFIPPVSGG; encoded by the coding sequence ATGCCGTCCACTGCGAATATCACCGTGCGATTTTTTGCCCAGCTCAAGGAGGTGGCCGGGACCGGCGAAACGCAACTGATCTGTCAACAGGCCATGCGAATCGCTGACGTCAAACAGCAGATCGCCGATGAATACCCCTTGCTCGCTCCGTATCTGAAATCGGTCTTCACTGCCCTCAACGGCAGCTACTGCGGCGGCGAGACGGAAGTCAACCCGGGTGATGAGATCGCCTTCATCCCCCCGGTGAGTGGAGGTTAA
- a CDS encoding FAD-binding and (Fe-S)-binding domain-containing protein, whose translation MRRYTPEQQQRLSQQIQEDLGGLLPGLIRTDPGTLALYATDASLHQSTPLAIVFPEREEDVATVVRYSADHQIPVLPRGSGTGLAGGCLGTGIVIDFSRSMNRILEVHSRSVTVQPGVVLDDLNRELFKHGRYYAPDPSNAAITTIGGMIGVDAAGAHAVGVGSTRDHVKSLNVVLSDGSLHNLSRELIDLGLNGSTPALTTGDHDQFARVRVILRRLAGILKENESLIRSHQQILPRNCAGYMVRNVLRGGVLDFPRLFVGSEGTLGICTQAELHTLPLPQHRQGLLLAFQRFDEATASVAGILQHEPVACDLLDRRLLTLARESSVAYSDLIPQHAAAALIVAFEDSTAASLEKRIDSFLKYLEADLPGVRILLHAITIDEVENLWKLPRQVVPLLARIQGAARPVPFIEDIVVPPASIGEFLHNAQRTLQRYQVTASLYAHAGSGQLHLRPFLELPSTENQDTYESLARDLYRIVNEAGGSISGEHGDGLSRTPFIRSQYGPLYRVFQQIKQLFDPHGILNPDKIISGDPHLSIRHFRPDGNLVQLSSNATTQLNWTPADMAVEASACNGCGQCKTQQPQYRMCPFHHIDRNEYTAPRSKANTIRHYLFESPQVDPAEAIDLLKTLSPEEVLNSCFNCKQCQLECPSEVDIPHLWLEAKANSVQQQGLSRADWYLTRVDRLAGFGWRFSWLVNQMFRSPIGRWFLQKTIGIDSRRKLPELASKPYLEQVLRRNRKKAATTPDDSSTKPVILFVDYFANYHDPQSMLALEAILRHHEIPYLVPEDQVVSGMSLINVGDLGPARLKAEQNIRVLGPYAREGHRILCIEPASAVCLRQEYPMLLKHPDVQAVAKQTVEAGQFLVELHEQGLLKTKFSPTPNTIAYHEPCHQRSLRNQKPYVQLLSLIPELKLHFINQGCSGMAGHFGLTHANFETSVKIGEGLINAVINDSFDLGSSECAACQLQMQHPATKPILHPLKVLAAAYGLMSLETDKRTRITQK comes from the coding sequence GTGCGTAGATACACACCCGAGCAACAACAGCGACTCAGTCAGCAGATCCAGGAGGATCTCGGTGGCCTGCTTCCCGGTTTGATCCGGACCGATCCCGGTACGCTCGCGCTCTACGCCACCGATGCCAGCCTTCACCAGTCAACGCCGCTGGCCATCGTCTTTCCCGAGCGGGAAGAAGACGTCGCGACTGTGGTTCGCTACTCGGCTGACCATCAGATTCCGGTCCTGCCCCGCGGTTCGGGGACGGGTCTGGCCGGCGGATGTCTTGGTACGGGAATCGTGATCGACTTCAGCCGGTCCATGAATCGAATTCTCGAGGTCCACTCGCGTTCGGTCACGGTTCAACCGGGAGTGGTGCTTGACGACCTGAATCGGGAACTGTTTAAGCACGGTCGATATTACGCTCCGGATCCGTCCAACGCGGCCATCACGACCATCGGAGGGATGATTGGCGTCGATGCCGCCGGCGCCCACGCGGTCGGCGTCGGTTCGACGCGGGATCACGTCAAGTCGCTGAACGTCGTGCTTTCCGATGGCTCACTTCATAATCTATCGCGCGAGCTGATCGACCTGGGACTCAACGGGTCCACTCCGGCTCTCACGACGGGGGATCATGATCAGTTTGCCCGTGTCCGGGTCATCCTGCGGCGGCTGGCTGGAATCCTCAAAGAGAACGAATCGCTCATCCGGTCTCATCAGCAGATTCTGCCACGCAATTGCGCCGGCTACATGGTTCGTAACGTGCTGCGAGGCGGCGTTCTGGATTTCCCGCGGCTGTTTGTCGGCTCTGAGGGGACACTCGGCATCTGCACTCAGGCAGAACTGCACACGTTGCCGCTTCCGCAACACCGACAAGGGCTCCTGCTCGCGTTCCAGCGGTTTGATGAAGCGACCGCAAGCGTTGCCGGAATTCTGCAGCATGAACCAGTCGCCTGCGATCTGCTCGACCGTCGATTGCTGACGCTGGCTCGGGAGTCTTCCGTCGCCTATTCCGATTTGATCCCGCAACATGCCGCCGCCGCGCTGATTGTCGCCTTCGAGGACTCCACGGCTGCATCACTCGAAAAGCGGATCGACTCCTTCCTGAAGTATCTGGAAGCGGATCTGCCCGGCGTTCGCATCCTCCTGCATGCCATTACCATCGACGAAGTCGAGAACCTCTGGAAGCTTCCCCGACAGGTGGTGCCGTTGCTGGCCCGCATTCAGGGAGCTGCCCGCCCGGTGCCGTTCATCGAAGATATCGTGGTTCCTCCCGCCAGCATTGGCGAGTTCCTCCACAATGCACAGAGGACTCTGCAGCGCTATCAGGTCACGGCATCGTTGTACGCTCACGCCGGAAGCGGGCAGCTGCATCTCCGCCCGTTTCTTGAATTGCCTTCGACGGAAAATCAGGACACGTACGAATCGCTCGCCCGCGATTTGTATCGCATCGTGAACGAAGCGGGCGGTTCGATCTCCGGCGAACATGGCGATGGTCTTTCACGAACGCCATTCATCCGCTCTCAGTACGGACCGCTCTATCGCGTTTTTCAACAGATCAAGCAGCTGTTCGATCCGCACGGCATTCTGAATCCCGACAAGATCATCAGCGGCGATCCGCACCTGTCGATTCGCCACTTTCGGCCCGATGGCAATCTGGTGCAACTTTCTTCGAATGCCACGACGCAGCTCAACTGGACTCCGGCTGACATGGCCGTGGAAGCCTCCGCCTGTAACGGCTGCGGGCAGTGCAAAACACAGCAGCCGCAGTACCGCATGTGTCCGTTTCACCACATCGACCGTAACGAGTACACCGCTCCGCGGAGCAAAGCCAACACGATCCGCCACTATCTGTTTGAGAGCCCCCAGGTCGACCCGGCGGAAGCCATTGATCTGCTGAAAACGCTCAGCCCGGAAGAGGTGCTCAACTCCTGCTTCAACTGCAAGCAGTGTCAACTGGAGTGCCCCAGCGAAGTCGACATTCCTCACCTGTGGCTGGAGGCGAAGGCCAACTCCGTCCAGCAGCAGGGATTGAGCCGGGCCGACTGGTATCTGACGCGAGTCGATCGGCTCGCGGGATTCGGCTGGCGGTTCTCCTGGCTTGTCAATCAGATGTTCCGCAGCCCGATTGGCCGCTGGTTTCTGCAGAAGACAATCGGCATCGACTCCCGCCGCAAGTTGCCCGAGCTGGCCTCGAAGCCTTATCTGGAGCAGGTTCTCCGCCGGAATCGGAAGAAGGCCGCCACCACTCCCGATGACAGTTCCACCAAGCCGGTCATTCTGTTCGTCGACTACTTCGCCAATTACCACGATCCGCAGTCGATGCTGGCTCTGGAAGCGATTCTGCGGCACCACGAGATCCCCTATCTTGTGCCCGAAGATCAGGTTGTTTCAGGGATGTCGCTGATCAATGTCGGCGATCTGGGCCCTGCCCGCCTGAAAGCGGAGCAGAACATCCGGGTGCTCGGTCCGTACGCCCGGGAAGGACATCGCATCCTCTGTATCGAGCCGGCCAGTGCCGTCTGTCTTCGGCAGGAATATCCGATGCTGCTCAAGCATCCCGACGTTCAGGCTGTGGCGAAGCAAACCGTCGAAGCGGGCCAGTTCCTGGTCGAGTTGCATGAACAGGGACTTCTGAAGACAAAGTTCTCGCCCACCCCCAACACGATCGCCTATCATGAACCGTGTCATCAGCGGTCGCTGCGGAACCAGAAACCGTACGTTCAACTGTTGTCGTTGATTCCGGAACTCAAGCTGCATTTCATCAATCAGGGATGCAGTGGCATGGCGGGTCATTTCGGTCTGACGCATGCGAACTTCGAGACCTCGGTCAAGATCGGCGAAGGGCTGATCAACGCCGTGATCAACGACAGTTTCGACCTGGGCAGCAGCGAGTGTGCGGCCTGCCAGCTACAGATGCAGCATCCCGCCACGAAGCCGATTCTGCACCCACTGAAGGTCCTGGCGGCTGCTTACGGGCTGATGTCCCTGGAAACCGACAAGCGGACACGCATCACACAGAAGTAA